Within the Granulicella sibirica genome, the region GCCGAAGCGCCGTTCGACCTCGAAGACGCCACCCTCAACCCAGAGGCCGGGGCTTGCATCACCTGCCCGCGTCGCAGCGGTTTCAATACCAGTCTGTTTGCCGACGTGCATGGCGACCAGTGCCTTGACGCGCCATGCTTCCAAGCGAAGGTGACGGCTCACATCGACCGCGAGATTGCCGCGCGGCCTGAGCTTGTAACCATCGAGACAGCGTGGAGAGCGCCGAAGGAGCAGCGTCCCGGTGCCTTGCAGAAACACCAATACCGCGAACTCAACATTCCCGATAACCCGGACGCCGAGCCGCCATGCAGTCACACCAAATCCGCCCTGATCGTGTTCGGCAAACATGCCGGGCGCACGCTCACGGTCTGCATCGAACCCGATTGCCCGGTACACAACCCGCGCGAAGTTGCGCGTGTTGCCGCTGACCCACCTCCTGTCATGGCTCCCCCCGCCGAACAGGAGACGGAAGAGGAGGCAGCACAGCGCGAAGCCGAGCACGAGCAACGGATGGCCGAGTATAGAGCCGAACAGGAGCGCAAAGAGGAGGAGCGCAAAGCCGAGTTCGACCGTCAGCAGAAGGAGTATGAAGCCGAGCAAGCGCGTCGCGACAAACAGTGCAAGGCTCGGGTTGCCACTTTCGACCGCATCCTCGACCAGGCACCCGCCGTTTTCACCACCCCCAGCTTCGCTTGTTCCTGCGGTTGGTGGTCTACATCGACCCCTATAGCTTCCTTGAGGAAGTAGCTAGCCATTTCGCGGGGAACGATGAAAACTTGGAGCAGACCGAACAGGAGATCGTACTCGCTGCTCTCGCCGACAGCGCAGACGACAAGCTAACCAGCTTCGCCTTGCGCCTTGCATTGAGCGATCACTTGGCCATACCGCGCGATACCGACCCCGACCTGCTTTCCGAGGCTGAGGCACTATTCGCACCCGCCCAGGCCCGGACCAAGAAAGCAAGTAAGCCAAGAACCAATCCAACCCTCGTCAAACCAGCCGAGAAAACGGCGACTGCCAAGAAGCAGAAAGCCGCCTAAACTGGTTCACTCTGGCCCCGGATTCTTCCGGGGCCGCTTTGTCTCTTAACCGGCCTCTTAATCGCGGCGGGAGAACCCTCTTCGGTTTCTCCCGGCCCTCATCCCGCTTAGCACCGGCCTCGCTCGCCGGCTGCGCGGCAGAAGACGTTCCCCCTTCTGCACTTTCCCCTTCACTGCCTGCGGCGCTCATGACGAAAGGAGCGTTTGTCGCGAATTTGAAAGGGAGAAGCGTAGCCACAACACAGACCTCGGGGAGAACATGATGCTGGGATTGGCGGGTGCGTTTGTTGCCATACATATTGCCGCGCCAGTCAACTCTAAACCTGGCCTAGACCACCATCGACAAAGAGTTCCGCTCCGGTGATGTAGCTGCTGTCATCTGAGGCTAGGAACAAGACCGCCTTCGCGACCTCATCCGGATGCCCGGTTCGGCCGATGGGGACTGCCTTAGCCAAGCTGGTCATACGCTGCTGGCCGACCGGTGACTTTCCTACCAAATCCCGGAATCCCTCTGTATCGATTGAACCTGGACTAACGACGTTGACGCGGATTTTGCGATCCCTGAGGTCAGTGGTCC harbors:
- a CDS encoding ParB/RepB/Spo0J family partition protein, translated to MQDSSAFQYIAVDQIHESTTNPRQTFEQNKLEELAESIRQHGLIQPITIRPNASGFEIVAGARRFRAAQLAELFSLPARIVELDDAAAMEWQLVENSQRVDVHPYEEAQGFQRLLDLPGYDVAALVTKSGKSAAHIYARLSLLQLVPDVAEAFVHERITASHANLIARLPQEHQTEAFENCWRKDWQDKEAHLLPAKHLSAWIQANLYLSLAEAPFDLEDATLNPEAGACITCPRRSGFNTSLFADVHGDQCLDAPCFQAKVTAHIDREIAARPELVTIETAWRAPKEQRPGALQKHQYRELNIPDNPDAEPPCSHTKSALIVFGKHAGRTLTVCIEPDCPVHNPREVARVAADPPPVMAPPAEQETEEEAAQREAEHEQRMAEYRAEQERKEEERKAEFDRQQKEYEAEQARRDKQCKARVATFDRILDQAPAVFTTPSFACSCGWWSTSTPIASLRK